The Streptomyces sp. NBC_00440 genome contains a region encoding:
- a CDS encoding DUF6314 family protein produces MSGWTDRQGGGTVARQDTAAGEDASPPGGLHQVADTLGYLAGGWRVERTVYDLSQDRHGTFRGTADFTRGEPGAELRHVERGEFTWGGVTRPASREHLFERAGDGAAFVRFADGRPFHPLDLRDGRCVADHPCAEDVYRGEFSVLAADRWRVVWTVRGPTKDLRLVTLHHRI; encoded by the coding sequence GTGAGCGGATGGACGGACCGGCAGGGCGGTGGGACGGTGGCACGACAGGACACGGCGGCGGGCGAGGACGCCTCCCCGCCCGGCGGACTTCACCAGGTGGCGGACACCCTCGGCTATCTCGCCGGAGGGTGGCGGGTCGAGCGGACCGTGTACGACCTTTCCCAGGACCGGCACGGCACCTTCCGCGGTACGGCCGACTTCACACGCGGGGAGCCCGGCGCGGAACTGCGCCACGTCGAGCGCGGCGAGTTCACCTGGGGCGGGGTGACCCGGCCCGCGTCCCGCGAGCATCTCTTCGAGCGGGCCGGCGACGGGGCGGCCTTCGTGCGGTTCGCCGACGGCCGCCCGTTCCACCCCCTGGACCTGCGCGACGGACGGTGCGTCGCCGACCATCCGTGCGCCGAGGACGTCTACCGCGGCGAGTTCAGCGTGCTCGCAGCGGACCGCTGGCGGGTGGTGTGGACGGTACGCGGCCCGACCAAGGATCTGCGGCTGGTGACCCTGCACCACCGGATCTGA